A window from Cryptomeria japonica chromosome 1, Sugi_1.0, whole genome shotgun sequence encodes these proteins:
- the LOC131048645 gene encoding pectinesterase: MMRKIRQAFSALFLLLLAVSACAAGRKAEATSLKDMAITSVELSLQEVKMLTIGASSQSLFLGSGSSPDDEIKRAAVQDCEMLFKYTVEQLNESLTLLNKSEQWKKDQVEDVQTWLSASLTDQVTCIEGFKGVKDDYAESVRNISKLISDSLAIVNSLPVASISPGGQKKRRLLASVDSELYFPSWLSLADRRLLQSSPAGGVSANVVVAKDGTGNYRTVSEAVKAAPSYSDSRYVIHVKAGVYAESVDVSKDNIMLVGDGKYSTVVTGSSHGGSIQSVATFAATGKGFIARDMGFENTAGSDAGPAIALRVSSDLSAFYRCSMKGYQDTLYAYSQRQFYRECDISGTVDFIFGDAAAVFQSCNILSRNRDGGNANYITAQGRSDLNQNTGFSIQNCQVSAESIRTYLGRPWREYSRTVFMQSFLDANVDPAGWAEWSGNFGLKTLYYGEYMNSGPGAGIAKRIQWPGYHIISTVAEAIRFTVAEFISGNEWLPSTGVAFQSGLGR, from the exons ATGATGAGAAAGATTAGGCAAGCTTTTAGTGCTTTATTCTTACTCTTACTAGCTGTCTCTGCTTGTGCTGCAGGGCGCAAGGCAGAGGCAACTTCTTTGAAAGACATGGCTATAACTTCCGTTGAGCTCAGTCTCCAGGAAGTTAAAATGCTGACCATTGGAGCTTCTTCTCAGTCACTGTTTTTGGGCTCGGGATCTTCCCCGGACGATGAAATTAAGCGGGCTGCAGTTCAAGACTGTGAGATGTTGTTTAAATACACGGTGGAGCAGCTGAACGAATCGTTGACATTGCTGAACAAATCAGAACAGTGGAAGAAAGATCAGGTGGAGGACGTGCAGACATGGCTCAGCGCTTCTCTCACTGATCAAGTCACATGTATTGAAGGATTCAAAGGTGTCAAAGACGATTATGCAGAATCTGTAAGAAATATTTCCAAACTTATCAGTGATTCCCTAGCAATCGTCAACAGTTTACCTGTGGCCAGTATTTCTCCCGGCGGCCAAAAAAAGCGCCGCCTTTTAGCTTCAGTGGATAGTGAGTTATATTTCCCGAGCTGGTTGTCTTTAGCGGACCGGCGGCTTCTTCAGAGCTCTCCGGCGGGTGGAGTGAGTGCGAACGTGGTTGTAGCCAAGGACGGAACGGGGAATTACAGGACCGTTTCGGAGGCTGTAAAAGCTGCTCCAAGTTACAGTGATAGTCGATATGTTATCCATGTCAAAGCCGGAGTGTACGCAGAATCGGTGGACgtctccaaagataatatcatgcTGGTCGGTGATGGGAAATACTCTACGGTCGTTACGGGGTCCAGTCATGGAGGTTCTATCCAGTCCGTGGCTACGTTTG CTGCAACAGGAAAAGGATTCATTGCACGGGACATGGGCTTTGAGAACACAGCAGGGTCAGATGCTGGGCCAGCCATTGCCCTTAGGGTATCATCTGATCTCTCTGCATTTTACAGGTGCAGCATGAAGGGCTACCAGGACACTCTGTACGCCTATTCTCAACGCCAGTTCTACAGAGAATGCGACATTTCCGGCACCGTAGATTTCATCTTCGGCGACGCCGCCGCAGTTTTTCAGAGCTGCAACATATTGTCGCGCAATCGTGACGGAGGGAATGCAAACTATATTACGGCGCAAGGCAGAAGTGATCTCAACCAGAACACCGGCTTCTCTATCCAAAACTGCCAGGTGTCGGCGGAGTCCATTCGAACATATTTGGGCAGACCATGGAGAGAATACTCTCGTACAGTATTCATGCAATCATTCTTAGATGCGAACGTCGATCCTGCTGGTTGGGCTGAGTGGTCTGGTAATTTTGGATTGAAGACGTTATATTATGGAGAATATATGAATTCTGGGCCGGGGGCAGGAATTGCAAAGCGAATACAATGGCCTGGATATCATATCATTTCAACTGTAGCAGAGGCCATCAGATTCACCGTAGCAGAGTTTATCTCTGGGAATGAGTGGTTGCCTTCGACTGGTGTTGCATTTCAATCTGGATTAGGTCGATAA